In Akkermansia muciniphila, one DNA window encodes the following:
- a CDS encoding phage capsid protein, giving the protein MAVTISDNYQVKYTRKWGTLLQQHASRLDKYVSVMRDLSGKVVFLDQFGVLDFTEKTTRVGQTVLNEAPTTRRSMRPRTFTKAIGYDEFDATRLGDMDLPVSKTIEGLQAAAGRRMDDVMISGFLDTNYVGEDGMTAVPFKESQQIAVNHVDSGTKAATNLTVAKLRAALQLFEENEAWNQDAPQFGDQLVIAVTSSQIMNLLRETEVSSYDFNNVKALVEGKIDTFMGFKFIRTQRLPKTEEGVRSCLAWVKSKAQFGIWNDFKVKLSVRDDMEEALQIRAKFACGATRLQEEGFVKILCDEGAN; this is encoded by the coding sequence ATGGCAGTAACTATCAGCGATAATTATCAGGTAAAATACACCAGAAAATGGGGCACCCTGCTCCAGCAGCACGCCTCCCGGCTGGACAAGTATGTCAGCGTCATGCGCGACTTGAGCGGCAAGGTAGTATTTCTGGATCAATTCGGCGTTCTGGACTTCACGGAAAAAACCACACGTGTGGGACAGACCGTTTTGAACGAGGCTCCCACCACACGCCGCTCCATGCGGCCGCGCACGTTCACCAAAGCCATTGGCTACGATGAATTCGACGCCACCCGCCTGGGAGACATGGACCTTCCCGTCAGCAAGACGATTGAAGGCCTCCAGGCCGCGGCGGGCCGCCGCATGGATGACGTGATGATCTCCGGCTTTCTCGACACGAACTACGTGGGAGAAGATGGCATGACCGCCGTTCCGTTCAAGGAAAGCCAGCAAATAGCCGTGAATCACGTGGACAGCGGCACCAAGGCCGCCACCAACCTTACCGTGGCCAAGCTGCGCGCAGCTCTCCAGCTTTTTGAGGAAAACGAAGCCTGGAACCAGGATGCCCCGCAGTTCGGAGACCAGCTCGTCATTGCGGTAACCAGTTCCCAGATCATGAACCTGCTGCGGGAAACGGAGGTCAGCAGTTATGACTTCAATAATGTAAAAGCCCTGGTGGAAGGGAAAATAGATACCTTCATGGGATTCAAATTCATCCGCACCCAAAGGCTTCCAAAAACAGAGGAGGGCGTTCGTTCCTGCCTGGCCTGGGTAAAGAGCAAAGCCCAGTTTGGCATATGGAATGATTTCAAAGTGAAGCTTTCCGTACGAGACGATATGGAGGAAGCCCTGCAAATCCGGGCCAAGTTCGCCTGCGGCGCCACGCGCCTTCAGGAGGAAGGCTTTGTCAAAATCCTGTGCGACGAAGGAGCCAACTAA
- a CDS encoding outer membrane lipoprotein-sorting protein produces the protein MAAVFFSLTASLAQETSPDAGQLLKRVRQGATLQENKDIKGQIRKRGVKVPFSMSLRGNLIAFQYQLNNVWNRFDLKFKDRGQEILSWRDGKAGVLPVAQYAVPIAGTDVTYEDLSMRYLYWPQAKIVRDDAASTVKGRDCWIVQIPNPNPRVGQYAWVRVWIDKENGAMWQVDGIDRRGELAKRFMIDSVMKLKDGSWFFKRMKVEVRDPSNPRRTVSVSYIDMDSPE, from the coding sequence ATGGCCGCCGTATTTTTTTCTCTTACTGCCTCTTTGGCCCAGGAGACCTCTCCGGATGCCGGGCAGCTGCTGAAAAGGGTGCGCCAGGGGGCAACTCTTCAGGAAAACAAGGACATTAAGGGGCAAATACGCAAACGCGGCGTCAAAGTCCCTTTTTCCATGAGCCTGCGCGGCAATCTGATTGCTTTCCAGTACCAGCTCAATAATGTCTGGAACAGATTCGATCTGAAATTCAAGGACCGCGGCCAGGAGATCCTTTCCTGGAGGGACGGGAAAGCCGGCGTTTTGCCTGTTGCCCAGTATGCGGTGCCCATTGCGGGGACGGACGTAACGTACGAAGATCTTTCCATGCGTTACCTGTACTGGCCCCAGGCCAAAATTGTCCGGGATGATGCGGCAAGCACCGTCAAGGGGCGGGATTGCTGGATTGTCCAGATTCCGAACCCTAATCCCAGGGTAGGGCAATATGCCTGGGTGCGCGTCTGGATTGATAAGGAAAACGGCGCCATGTGGCAGGTGGATGGCATTGATCGCCGCGGGGAACTGGCTAAAAGGTTCATGATTGATTCCGTGATGAAGTTGAAGGACGGGTCCTGGTTTTTCAAGCGGATGAAGGTGGAGGTCCGGGATCCTTCCAATCCTCGCAGAACGGTTTCCGTCAGCTATATAGATATGGACAGCCCGGAATAG
- the menA gene encoding 1,4-dihydroxy-2-naphthoate octaprenyltransferase — MNIITSAFLAARPKTLTASLIPVWAGCMVVQKLTGSWNAPLAFLTLASCLCLQIACNFFNDAIDHAKHADTERRTGPVRMTASGALSHGTVMLIGFFFLLGACLLAFPLIELRGWPILAIGIPSLYFTYGYTGGPWPLAYKGLGEIFVILFFGLVAVLGTILVQIGTAPVVPGTLVESLAVYNAGIVTGIQCGLLCAVMISVNNIRDRKEDLTTGKRTLAVRLGEGKARAMAQSFILAAYITLPTSSRALHLNLSHTWWMWIPSILFGGYLMLLIRKTPADSRMNKVLALSSLHLLLYLAIYTILPTR; from the coding sequence ATGAATATCATTACTTCCGCCTTTCTGGCGGCACGCCCCAAGACGCTAACCGCCTCCCTGATTCCGGTATGGGCAGGCTGCATGGTGGTGCAGAAACTGACCGGCAGCTGGAACGCGCCCCTGGCCTTTTTAACGCTGGCTTCCTGCCTGTGCCTTCAGATTGCCTGCAATTTTTTCAATGACGCCATTGACCATGCCAAGCACGCCGATACGGAACGGCGGACCGGCCCCGTGCGCATGACGGCCAGCGGAGCCCTCTCCCATGGAACAGTCATGCTCATCGGCTTCTTCTTCCTGCTGGGAGCGTGCCTGCTGGCCTTTCCCCTCATCGAACTGCGCGGCTGGCCCATCCTCGCCATCGGCATCCCGTCCCTCTACTTCACCTATGGATACACGGGAGGGCCGTGGCCGCTGGCCTACAAAGGCCTGGGGGAAATCTTCGTCATCCTCTTCTTTGGACTGGTTGCCGTACTGGGAACCATTCTGGTGCAGATAGGCACGGCGCCCGTCGTTCCCGGCACGCTGGTGGAATCGCTTGCGGTATACAATGCCGGCATCGTAACGGGTATTCAATGCGGCCTCCTGTGCGCCGTCATGATATCCGTCAACAATATCCGCGACAGAAAGGAAGACCTCACCACGGGCAAGCGCACGCTGGCCGTGCGGCTGGGGGAAGGAAAGGCGCGCGCCATGGCCCAGTCCTTCATCCTGGCCGCCTACATCACGCTGCCTACATCCAGCCGGGCTCTTCACCTGAACCTGTCCCACACATGGTGGATGTGGATACCCTCCATTCTCTTCGGAGGGTATCTGATGCTCCTTATCCGCAAAACGCCTGCGGACAGCCGTATGAACAAGGTGCTGGCCCTCTCCTCCCTCCATCTGCTCCTGTATCTGGCTATCTACACAATTCTTCCCACACGCTGA
- a CDS encoding type I 3-dehydroquinate dehydratase — protein sequence MQQIVREHQAYPPKIVASVTSWELWKTLKGKDLTDLCDLVELRVDALPPELATEQVMEFRPEMPLLITVRCHEEGGLRRMPEEERFALLRAYMPYAAAMDIEISAMRHARELIMEARERNVTVIGSTHDFQITPGVDYLREQEKKARAYKADIVKFAFTPCLASDIQTGVQLFTKPKGPIAVMGMGPMGPVSRLLYAQLGSCLVYGYLGEEETAPGQWHVSLIKETLRRLGPILR from the coding sequence ATGCAGCAGATTGTACGTGAACATCAGGCCTATCCGCCGAAAATCGTTGCGTCCGTCACCTCATGGGAGCTATGGAAAACGCTGAAAGGAAAAGATTTAACAGACCTGTGCGATTTAGTGGAACTGCGTGTGGACGCCCTTCCCCCGGAACTCGCGACGGAGCAGGTCATGGAATTCCGGCCGGAGATGCCCCTGCTGATCACCGTGCGCTGCCATGAGGAAGGAGGACTGCGCCGCATGCCGGAAGAAGAGCGCTTTGCCCTGCTCCGGGCCTATATGCCGTACGCCGCCGCCATGGACATTGAAATCAGCGCCATGCGCCACGCCAGGGAACTGATTATGGAAGCGCGTGAACGGAACGTCACCGTCATTGGCTCCACCCATGATTTCCAAATTACTCCGGGCGTGGACTACCTGCGCGAACAGGAGAAAAAGGCGCGCGCCTACAAGGCGGATATCGTCAAATTCGCATTCACGCCCTGCCTCGCCTCGGACATCCAGACAGGAGTGCAGCTTTTCACCAAGCCCAAGGGACCGATCGCCGTCATGGGAATGGGCCCCATGGGCCCCGTCTCCCGCCTGCTTTACGCTCAACTGGGTTCCTGCCTGGTATACGGCTACCTGGGAGAAGAGGAAACGGCCCCCGGGCAATGGCACGTCTCTCTCATTAAGGAAACCCTCCGCCGCCTCGGCCCCATCCTCCGCTGA
- the gluQRS gene encoding tRNA glutamyl-Q(34) synthetase GluQRS produces MDSPIITRFAPSPTGNLHLGHALAAWEARSLADRFSGKCVLRMEDIDQTRCRPEFVQGILNDLDWLGIRFDGPMMVQSSRFSAYEHALQTLKDWGVLYPCFCTRREIAEEVAAMGGAPQGGCVDVYPGTCRMLDKGRRKELLKSGKPFSWRLDCRAAARITGPLPWRDMRFGDQVCRPEELGDVILGRKDCAASYHLAVVVDDAAQGVTHVSRGEDLFPVTGIHRTLQALLGLPVPQWYHHRLVKDASGKRLAKRDRSLSLQEMRAAGMRPEDVFRLMRES; encoded by the coding sequence ATGGATTCCCCCATCATAACAAGGTTTGCTCCCAGCCCTACAGGCAATCTCCATCTGGGGCATGCTCTGGCTGCATGGGAGGCCCGTTCCCTGGCGGACCGTTTTTCCGGGAAGTGCGTGCTGAGGATGGAAGATATTGACCAGACGCGGTGCCGTCCGGAGTTCGTTCAGGGCATATTGAACGATCTGGACTGGCTGGGCATCCGCTTTGACGGTCCCATGATGGTTCAGTCTTCACGCTTCAGCGCTTATGAACACGCCCTTCAGACGTTGAAGGATTGGGGCGTGCTGTACCCCTGTTTCTGCACGCGCCGGGAGATTGCGGAGGAGGTGGCCGCCATGGGCGGGGCGCCGCAGGGGGGCTGCGTGGACGTATATCCGGGAACTTGCCGGATGCTTGACAAGGGGCGCAGGAAGGAGCTTCTCAAATCCGGCAAACCTTTTTCCTGGCGGCTGGATTGCCGTGCGGCGGCGCGGATTACCGGTCCCCTGCCGTGGCGGGACATGCGGTTCGGAGATCAGGTCTGCCGCCCGGAAGAATTGGGGGATGTGATTCTGGGCCGCAAGGACTGCGCCGCCAGCTATCATCTTGCCGTGGTTGTGGACGACGCTGCCCAGGGTGTCACCCATGTAAGCCGTGGTGAGGACTTATTCCCTGTGACGGGCATCCACCGGACGCTTCAGGCCCTGCTGGGGCTTCCTGTTCCGCAGTGGTATCATCACCGGCTGGTGAAGGACGCTTCCGGCAAGAGGCTTGCCAAGAGGGACAGGAGCCTGAGCCTTCAGGAGATGCGTGCCGCCGGGATGCGGCCGGAAGACGTGTTCCGGCTGATGCGGGAGAGCTGA
- a CDS encoding polyphenol oxidase family protein has product METPAFLKPIQSYPGEIVQFIERIPGIDVTGDRETVLERLEPYHKAEVEALGWRWKDLRRAEQVHGTKVALVGDIGSNYPVEGVDGLICSGVSDCVLAIYVADCAAVWLYDKENCHRSLIHSGKTGTAGNIVSQTIKSMKKYLGVEPSNLIAVISPCIRPPHYEEDIPTAIKAQLIEEGVPEEQIHDSGLDTAADTKRFYSYRMEKGQTGRMLALFGPDHATRPHAMIL; this is encoded by the coding sequence ATGGAAACGCCAGCATTTTTGAAGCCTATCCAGTCCTATCCCGGAGAAATCGTCCAGTTCATTGAGAGAATTCCGGGAATAGACGTTACCGGAGACCGCGAAACCGTGCTGGAACGGCTGGAACCGTACCATAAGGCGGAAGTGGAAGCTCTGGGCTGGCGGTGGAAAGACCTGCGCCGCGCCGAACAGGTGCACGGCACGAAAGTGGCCCTGGTGGGAGACATCGGCTCCAATTATCCTGTGGAGGGCGTAGACGGCCTGATTTGTTCCGGAGTTTCCGACTGCGTGCTTGCCATTTACGTGGCGGACTGCGCCGCCGTATGGCTGTACGACAAGGAAAACTGCCACCGTTCCCTGATTCATTCAGGCAAAACGGGAACCGCCGGCAATATCGTTTCCCAGACCATCAAGTCCATGAAAAAATACCTTGGGGTGGAACCGTCCAACCTGATTGCCGTCATTTCCCCCTGCATCCGCCCGCCTCATTACGAGGAAGACATCCCTACGGCCATCAAGGCACAGCTCATTGAAGAGGGAGTCCCGGAAGAACAGATTCACGATTCAGGGCTGGACACGGCGGCGGATACCAAGCGCTTTTACTCCTACCGCATGGAAAAAGGGCAAACGGGCCGCATGCTGGCTCTTTTCGGCCCGGATCACGCTACGCGTCCGCACGCGATGATTCTTTAA
- a CDS encoding YicC/YloC family endoribonuclease → MNSMTGFGRAAAQTDRYNILVEISGVNRKQTEIAVNVPRGCAEWDASVRPIVQGAVSRGRVGVSISVERLEEADGSLQLDEKKLASLAELLNRASGLTGQPLPLQASDLLRLDIVTTAAEAPLSPEEAWPVVEKALKAALEDFISMRAAEGANLKADVLGKLDVLEQFRLRIAEHAPSVPVRLREAMLKRLADADLSVSADDERIIREVALFADKCDISEEITRLSSHFDQFRTLCGSSAPAGRPLDFLCQEIFREFNTIGSKANDSTLAHLVVAAKTELEKIREQVQNIE, encoded by the coding sequence ATGAACAGCATGACCGGCTTCGGCAGAGCCGCTGCCCAGACAGACCGTTACAATATTCTTGTTGAAATATCAGGCGTTAACCGCAAACAAACGGAAATCGCCGTCAACGTGCCGCGCGGCTGTGCGGAATGGGACGCCTCCGTGCGCCCCATCGTGCAGGGGGCCGTTTCCCGCGGCCGCGTAGGCGTCTCCATCTCCGTGGAGCGTCTGGAGGAAGCGGACGGCTCCCTCCAGCTTGATGAGAAAAAACTGGCTTCCCTGGCGGAGCTGTTGAACCGTGCGTCTGGCCTGACAGGTCAACCGCTGCCCCTCCAGGCGTCCGACCTGCTGAGGCTGGATATCGTTACTACCGCGGCGGAAGCGCCACTTTCTCCTGAAGAAGCGTGGCCGGTGGTGGAAAAGGCTCTTAAAGCCGCCCTGGAGGATTTTATCTCCATGCGCGCGGCGGAAGGCGCCAACCTGAAAGCGGACGTTCTTGGCAAGCTGGATGTCCTGGAACAATTCCGCCTCCGTATTGCGGAACATGCACCTTCCGTGCCTGTCAGGCTCCGGGAGGCCATGCTTAAGCGCCTGGCGGATGCCGACCTGTCCGTTTCCGCGGATGATGAGCGCATCATCCGGGAAGTAGCCCTGTTTGCGGACAAGTGCGATATTTCCGAGGAGATTACCCGTCTCTCCTCCCATTTTGACCAGTTCCGTACTTTGTGCGGTTCCTCCGCTCCCGCGGGCAGGCCTCTGGATTTCCTCTGCCAGGAAATCTTCCGGGAATTCAACACCATCGGCTCCAAGGCGAACGATTCCACGCTGGCCCATCTGGTTGTGGCCGCCAAGACGGAGCTGGAAAAAATCAGGGAACAAGTTCAGAACATCGAATGA
- a CDS encoding polysaccharide deacetylase family protein, translating to MKKHLFLACVLAFGLSACSQHQERPAEPVSPVKTTISPVTAPGKKPDRPAVKLPPKPVPAPSVSPSYNNTPLSPRIPGVTVNRVAVPDKVVALTFDDGPHGTLTSKVLDILRDNNVKGTFFMQGCNVKAHPQVVRRMVNEGHEVGNHTWNHVYLSKVSREKAESQLQSTNEAIRNACGVVPVVMRPPGGYTNAGVASWARQRFGFTTVMWDVDTNDWRKPGSSVVAARAVNGAKPGSIILVHDIHASTVAAVDAIVKGLKNRGYELVTVSELIRRGRAAAGHAPSMPAAPAVPDSSPLAVPAIAAPAEPASVPAETVAGM from the coding sequence ATGAAGAAACATTTATTCCTTGCATGCGTCTTGGCGTTCGGCCTGTCCGCCTGTTCCCAGCACCAGGAGCGGCCGGCGGAGCCCGTTTCTCCGGTGAAAACGACCATTTCTCCCGTGACTGCTCCGGGGAAAAAGCCGGACCGGCCGGCTGTGAAATTGCCTCCCAAGCCCGTTCCGGCGCCTTCCGTAAGTCCGTCCTATAATAATACCCCGCTTTCCCCGCGCATTCCGGGGGTAACGGTCAACCGCGTGGCTGTGCCGGACAAGGTGGTGGCCCTCACCTTTGATGACGGCCCTCATGGAACCCTGACCTCCAAGGTGCTGGACATCCTGCGCGACAATAACGTCAAGGGGACTTTCTTTATGCAGGGCTGCAATGTGAAGGCCCATCCCCAGGTAGTGCGCCGCATGGTCAATGAGGGCCATGAAGTAGGCAACCATACATGGAATCACGTTTATTTGAGCAAAGTGTCCCGTGAAAAAGCGGAATCCCAGCTCCAGAGCACTAACGAAGCCATCCGCAACGCCTGCGGCGTTGTCCCCGTGGTCATGCGTCCCCCCGGCGGCTATACGAATGCCGGCGTGGCGTCCTGGGCCCGCCAGCGCTTCGGCTTCACTACGGTCATGTGGGATGTGGACACGAATGACTGGCGCAAGCCCGGTTCCTCCGTGGTGGCCGCCCGCGCCGTGAACGGCGCCAAACCCGGTTCCATCATTCTGGTGCATGACATTCACGCTTCCACGGTGGCGGCGGTGGACGCCATTGTGAAGGGATTGAAAAACCGAGGCTATGAACTGGTGACCGTTTCCGAGCTTATCAGGAGAGGCCGCGCCGCCGCCGGCCATGCTCCTTCCATGCCCGCGGCCCCTGCCGTACCGGATTCCTCTCCCCTTGCCGTTCCCGCGATTGCGGCTCCCGCGGAGCCTGCTTCCGTTCCGGCGGAGACGGTGGCCGGCATGTAA
- a CDS encoding SLC13 family permease: MLSLLNINFASVIGWLESAVAQQWIVGILLVLLFICFIKEWMPVEITALTGTAVLMLTGILNTRDVLSSFANSGPLTVVCMFILSASLERTGLIGDLSKLFNKVAKGRELTALLVITLGAFMVSPFVNNTPVVVILMPIVLAFCRDHNIAASKLLIPLSYATILGGTCSVVGTSTNVVVLGQVQKLGYDGIQMFTVTPMGLIYAAAGLLYLWTIGRKWLPSRPTLSTMLPGGIQRDFLLQVRIPADSPHIGTTPINLMQSELLGTKIVEVRRRGFSMQEELQHINLEEGDRILFLCNARKVNQVREAKGVDLGWDDSRGLETLEQRDVQIVEGMIANNSEFSGLSLSELKLRQRFNIFVLAIHRQGKNITDMGPNTKLAAGDTLLLEGPQEGMNRILTKQRIIPLSQRPAEAHNRSKQGWAILAMGLFIFIGLLGSFEQYGEFFKFFARFNPFYLAFIGALIVIISGCIKPKEAYQAVDWGIIFLILGMLCVGEAMSKTGLAKAIAFGVVDNIGPLGCLVAISGLYLLCSILTEMISNNAVAAVMGPLAYEMALQFDANPVPFILAVMFGASASFSTPIGYQTNTYVYNAGGYKFKDFVKVGLPLNLLLWVIFTCAIGWLYPFK; encoded by the coding sequence ATGCTTTCTCTTCTCAACATCAACTTCGCCTCCGTCATAGGCTGGCTGGAATCAGCGGTCGCCCAGCAATGGATTGTCGGCATTCTGCTGGTCCTGTTATTCATCTGCTTCATCAAGGAATGGATGCCCGTGGAAATTACGGCCCTGACAGGCACCGCCGTCCTCATGCTTACGGGGATTCTGAACACGCGGGATGTTCTGTCCAGCTTTGCCAACAGCGGGCCGCTGACCGTAGTGTGCATGTTCATTCTGAGCGCTTCCCTGGAAAGAACAGGATTGATAGGAGACCTTTCCAAACTGTTCAACAAGGTAGCCAAGGGAAGGGAACTGACTGCCCTGCTGGTCATCACGCTGGGAGCGTTCATGGTTTCCCCCTTCGTCAACAACACTCCGGTGGTCGTCATCCTGATGCCCATCGTGCTGGCCTTCTGCAGAGACCATAACATCGCGGCCTCCAAACTGCTCATCCCCCTCTCCTACGCCACCATTCTGGGGGGAACCTGCTCCGTGGTCGGGACATCCACCAACGTGGTCGTTCTCGGCCAGGTGCAGAAACTGGGTTATGACGGCATCCAGATGTTCACGGTAACGCCCATGGGCCTGATTTATGCGGCGGCGGGTCTGCTCTACCTCTGGACAATCGGCCGCAAATGGCTTCCATCCCGCCCCACCTTGTCCACCATGCTTCCGGGCGGCATCCAGCGCGATTTCCTGCTCCAGGTCAGGATTCCCGCGGATTCCCCCCACATCGGCACCACCCCCATCAACCTGATGCAATCCGAACTGCTGGGCACCAAAATCGTGGAAGTGCGCCGCAGGGGATTTTCCATGCAGGAGGAGCTGCAGCACATCAACCTGGAAGAAGGAGACCGCATTCTTTTCCTGTGCAACGCCAGAAAAGTCAACCAGGTGCGGGAAGCCAAAGGCGTGGACCTGGGCTGGGACGACAGCCGCGGGCTGGAAACGCTGGAACAGCGCGACGTGCAAATCGTGGAAGGCATGATCGCCAACAATTCCGAATTCTCCGGGCTCTCCCTGTCCGAACTCAAGCTGCGCCAGCGATTCAACATCTTCGTGCTCGCTATCCACAGGCAGGGCAAAAACATCACGGACATGGGGCCGAATACCAAACTGGCGGCAGGGGACACGCTTCTTCTGGAAGGACCGCAGGAAGGGATGAACCGCATCCTGACCAAGCAGCGTATCATCCCCCTGAGCCAGCGCCCCGCGGAAGCGCACAACCGCAGCAAACAGGGCTGGGCCATCCTGGCTATGGGGCTGTTCATTTTTATCGGCCTGCTGGGGTCCTTTGAGCAATACGGGGAATTCTTCAAATTCTTCGCGCGTTTCAACCCTTTCTATCTCGCATTCATCGGAGCTCTTATCGTCATCATCTCCGGCTGCATCAAGCCGAAGGAAGCCTACCAGGCGGTGGACTGGGGCATTATTTTCCTGATCCTGGGCATGCTGTGCGTGGGGGAAGCCATGAGCAAAACCGGGCTTGCCAAAGCCATCGCATTCGGCGTAGTGGATAACATAGGCCCGTTGGGGTGCCTGGTCGCCATCTCCGGTCTGTATCTGCTCTGCTCCATTCTGACGGAGATGATCTCCAACAATGCCGTAGCCGCCGTCATGGGGCCGCTGGCTTATGAAATGGCCCTGCAATTCGACGCCAACCCCGTTCCCTTCATTCTGGCCGTCATGTTTGGCGCCAGCGCCAGTTTCTCCACCCCTATCGGCTACCAGACCAACACTTACGTGTACAATGCGGGCGGCTACAAATTTAAGGACTTCGTCAAAGTGGGGCTTCCCCTCAATCTGCTCCTCTGGGTTATTTTCACCTGCGCTATCGGCTGGCTGTATCCGTTCAAGTAA
- the gmk gene encoding guanylate kinase, with the protein MKQPLGTLLVVSGPSGSGKTTLCRRATENGLCVYSISCTTRQPRPGEVNGVDYHFLTATEFDARVERGDFLEYAEVHGNRYGTLKADILNLLEQGKNVVMDIDVQGAGQVRSCHEGILPLCYADVYIYVPQEELKNRLCGRQTDGAETIALRLRNAEQEDACLPQYQYCLVSADREADYASFCALLKCQSMRVGLMRD; encoded by the coding sequence ATGAAACAGCCATTGGGAACGTTGCTGGTGGTATCCGGACCTTCCGGTTCCGGGAAGACGACATTGTGCCGCCGCGCGACGGAAAACGGTCTGTGCGTGTACAGTATTTCCTGCACGACGCGCCAGCCCAGGCCGGGGGAAGTCAATGGGGTGGATTACCATTTCCTGACTGCCACCGAATTTGACGCCAGGGTGGAGCGGGGGGACTTTCTGGAATACGCGGAGGTGCACGGTAACCGCTATGGCACGCTGAAAGCGGATATTTTGAATCTTCTGGAACAGGGGAAAAACGTGGTGATGGATATCGACGTGCAGGGGGCCGGGCAAGTCCGTTCCTGCCATGAGGGAATTCTTCCCCTTTGTTACGCGGACGTTTACATTTACGTGCCGCAGGAAGAGCTTAAAAACCGCCTTTGCGGCCGGCAGACGGATGGAGCGGAAACCATCGCCCTGCGCCTTCGCAATGCGGAACAGGAAGACGCCTGCCTGCCGCAGTACCAGTACTGCCTGGTTTCCGCTGACCGCGAGGCGGATTATGCTTCCTTTTGCGCCCTGCTCAAATGCCAGTCCATGCGGGTGGGGCTGATGCGGGACTAA